The following proteins are co-located in the Pseudomonas antarctica genome:
- the ssuD gene encoding FMNH2-dependent alkanesulfonate monooxygenase, which yields MDVFWFLPTHGDGHYLGTTQGARPVTLNYLKQVAQAADSLGYYGVLIPTGRSCEDSWVIASALVPLTEHLRYLVAIRPGIISPTVSARMAATLDRLSNGRLLINVVTGGDPDENRGDGSFLDHSERYEVSDEFLQIWRRVLQGESVDFEGKHLRVQNAKALYPSVQKPYPPLYFGGSSDAAHDLAAEQVDVYLTWGEPPAAVAEKLADVRERAARHGRTVKFGIRLHVIVRETEEDAWKAADKLIEHISDETIAAAQKSFSRFDSEGQRRMAALHDGRRDNLEIAPNLWAGVGLVRGGAGTALVGNPQQVAERIKEYADLGIESFIFSGYPHLEEAYRFAELVFPLLPEPYASLAGRGVTNLTGPFGEMIANDVLPTTKA from the coding sequence ATGGATGTTTTTTGGTTTCTGCCAACGCACGGCGACGGTCATTACCTGGGCACCACCCAAGGGGCACGGCCGGTCACCCTCAACTATCTGAAACAAGTCGCACAAGCAGCTGACAGCCTCGGTTACTACGGCGTGTTGATTCCTACCGGCCGCTCGTGCGAAGACTCCTGGGTTATCGCCTCAGCGCTGGTACCGCTGACTGAACACCTGCGTTATCTGGTCGCCATTCGCCCGGGCATTATCTCGCCCACGGTCTCGGCGCGCATGGCCGCTACCCTGGATCGCCTGTCCAACGGCCGCTTGCTGATCAACGTGGTAACCGGCGGCGACCCCGACGAAAACCGGGGCGACGGCAGTTTCCTCGACCACAGCGAACGCTACGAAGTCTCAGACGAGTTCCTGCAGATCTGGCGCCGAGTGTTGCAGGGCGAATCGGTGGACTTCGAAGGCAAACACCTGCGCGTACAGAATGCCAAGGCCCTTTACCCATCGGTGCAGAAGCCGTATCCGCCGCTGTACTTCGGCGGTTCTTCCGACGCCGCCCACGACCTGGCCGCCGAACAGGTCGACGTATACCTGACCTGGGGCGAGCCGCCCGCCGCTGTTGCGGAAAAACTCGCGGATGTCCGCGAACGTGCCGCCCGCCACGGCCGCACCGTGAAGTTCGGCATCCGCCTGCACGTGATCGTACGCGAGACCGAAGAAGACGCCTGGAAAGCCGCCGACAAACTGATCGAGCACATCAGCGACGAAACCATCGCTGCCGCGCAAAAATCCTTCTCGCGCTTTGACTCCGAAGGCCAGCGCCGTATGGCCGCCTTGCACGACGGGCGCCGCGATAACCTGGAAATCGCCCCCAACTTGTGGGCCGGCGTCGGCCTGGTACGCGGCGGTGCCGGCACGGCACTGGTCGGTAACCCGCAGCAGGTGGCCGAGCGCATCAAAGAGTACGCCGACCTGGGCATCGAGAGTTTCATCTTCTCCGGCTACCCACACCTGGAAGAAGCCTATCGCTTTGCCGAGTTGGTGTTCCCCCTGTTGCCGGAACCCTACGCCAGCCTTGCCGGGCGTGGCGTCACCAACCTCACGGGCCCGTTTGGCGAAATGATTGCCAACGATGTGCTGCCCACAACGAAGGCCTGA
- a CDS encoding SDR family oxidoreductase, whose protein sequence is MTHNKKIVLVVGAGDATGGAIAKRFAREGYVACVTRRSADKLQPLVDSIQSAGGEAHGFACDARKEEDVIALIEQIETELGPIEAFVFNIGANVPCSILEETARKYFKIWEMACFSGFLNAREVAKRMVTRNRGTILFTGATAGLRGAAGFAAFAGAKHGIRALAQSMARELGPRNIHVAHVVVDGAIDTDFIRDNFPQKYALKDQDGILNPEHIADNYWYLHSQPRDAWTFELDLRPWNEPW, encoded by the coding sequence ATGACACACAACAAGAAAATCGTATTGGTAGTGGGTGCCGGTGATGCAACCGGTGGCGCCATTGCCAAGCGCTTTGCCCGTGAAGGTTATGTGGCCTGCGTCACCCGTCGCAGTGCCGACAAGTTGCAGCCCTTGGTGGACAGTATCCAATCGGCGGGTGGCGAAGCTCATGGCTTTGCCTGTGATGCGCGTAAAGAGGAAGACGTGATCGCATTGATCGAACAGATCGAAACCGAACTGGGGCCCATCGAAGCATTCGTCTTTAACATCGGCGCCAACGTGCCTTGCAGCATCCTGGAAGAGACCGCCCGCAAATACTTCAAGATATGGGAGATGGCCTGCTTCTCCGGTTTCCTGAATGCTCGCGAAGTCGCCAAACGTATGGTGACCCGTAACCGAGGCACCATCCTGTTCACCGGCGCCACCGCCGGGCTGCGCGGTGCGGCAGGGTTTGCCGCATTTGCCGGCGCCAAGCACGGCATACGCGCCCTCGCACAAAGCATGGCGAGAGAATTGGGCCCCAGGAATATCCATGTCGCCCATGTGGTGGTTGACGGCGCTATCGACACCGACTTCATTCGCGACAATTTTCCGCAGAAATACGCCCTGAAAGATCAGGACGGCATCCTCAATCCCGAACACATCGCCGACAACTATTGGTACCTGCACAGCCAACCACGCGACGCCTGGACCTTTGAGTTGGACCTGCGCCCCTGGAATGAACCCTGGTAG
- a CDS encoding acyl-CoA dehydrogenase family protein, which translates to MTAKPHSVLPSPLQTAKLLAAEFALTAVERDERGGTPKTERDALRQSGLLALSIPTQYGGLGARWSETLGIVREFAKVDSSIAHVFGFHHLMLATVRLFARPDQWQPWFEQTARKNWFWGNALNPLDTRTVVKDFGGWREFSGKKSFCSGASDSEMLIASAVDESAGGKLLIAAIPSGRSGITLHNDWNNIGQRQTDSGSASFERVRVEESELLLDPGPLSTPFACLRPLIAQLTFTHMFLGIAEGAFEEARHYTLTETRSWHKSSADNVRQDPYVLHHYGEFWVALEGVRLLVERAAELLDQAWAKGPNLSEHERGQLAIAIATAKVAATRQGLELCSRLFEVTGARSTHASLRLDRHWRNLRTQTLHDPVDYKLHELGDWALNQSLPIPTFYS; encoded by the coding sequence GTGACAGCCAAACCCCACAGCGTCCTGCCATCGCCGTTGCAGACCGCCAAACTGCTGGCCGCCGAATTTGCCCTCACCGCCGTCGAGCGCGATGAGCGTGGCGGCACACCGAAAACCGAACGGGACGCCCTGCGTCAAAGCGGCCTGCTGGCCCTGAGCATTCCCACCCAATACGGTGGCCTCGGTGCACGCTGGAGCGAAACCCTGGGCATCGTTCGCGAGTTCGCCAAGGTCGACAGCTCCATCGCGCACGTCTTTGGTTTCCACCACCTGATGCTCGCCACCGTGCGCCTGTTTGCGCGTCCGGACCAATGGCAGCCCTGGTTCGAACAGACCGCACGCAAAAACTGGTTCTGGGGCAACGCCCTCAACCCGCTGGACACGCGCACGGTGGTCAAGGATTTTGGCGGCTGGCGTGAATTCTCCGGCAAGAAGAGCTTCTGCTCCGGTGCCAGCGATTCGGAAATGCTGATTGCCTCAGCCGTGGATGAAAGCGCTGGCGGCAAACTGCTGATTGCCGCCATTCCCAGCGGGCGCAGTGGCATCACCCTACATAACGACTGGAACAACATCGGCCAGCGTCAGACCGACAGCGGCAGCGCCAGCTTCGAACGGGTACGCGTCGAGGAGTCGGAATTGCTGCTCGACCCAGGCCCACTGAGCACGCCCTTCGCCTGCCTGCGCCCGCTGATCGCGCAACTGACCTTCACGCATATGTTTCTCGGCATTGCCGAGGGCGCATTTGAAGAAGCGCGCCATTACACCCTGACCGAAACCCGTTCATGGCATAAATCCTCGGCCGACAACGTGCGCCAGGACCCTTACGTCCTGCACCATTACGGCGAGTTTTGGGTAGCCTTGGAAGGCGTGCGCCTGCTGGTGGAACGCGCTGCCGAGCTGCTCGATCAGGCCTGGGCCAAAGGCCCCAACCTCAGTGAACACGAACGCGGCCAACTGGCCATTGCGATCGCCACCGCGAAAGTCGCCGCCACCCGCCAAGGCCTGGAGTTGTGCAGCCGCCTGTTTGAAGTCACCGGCGCGCGTTCCACCCACGCCTCCCTGCGCCTGGACCGCCACTGGCGCAATCTGCGCACACAAACTTTGCACGACCCGGTGGACTACAAGCTCCACGAACTCGGGGACTGGGCGCTGAACCAGTCCCTGCCGATTCCAACGTTCTACTCTTAA
- a CDS encoding aminopeptidase P family protein yields the protein MSTQPLTHGTVPQRLALTRELMSREGINALLVPSADPHLSEYLPGYWQGRQWLSGFYGSVGTLIVTADFAGVWADSRYWEQATKELKGSGIELVKLQPGQPGPLEWLAEHTPEGGVVAVDGAVMAVASARTLGGKLAERGARLRTDIDVLNEAWHDRPALPAQPIYQHLPPQATVSRGEKLSALRASLKEKGADWHFIATLDDIAWLFNLRGGDVSFNPVFVSFALINQQQATLFVALSKVDAELRAILEQDGVTLRDYSEVADALRAVPSGASLQVDPARVTTGLLENLDAGVKLVEGLNPTTLAKSRKSLADAEHIRRAMEQDGAALCEFFAWLDSALGRERITELTIDEHLTAARTRRPDYVSLSFNTIAAFNANGAMPHYHATEEEHALIEGDGLLLIDSGGQYLGGTTDITRMVPIGTPSEEQKRDCTRVLKGVIALSRAHFPKGILSPLLDSIARAPIWAEGVDYGHGTGHGVGYFLNVHEGPQVIAYQAATAPQTAMQPGMITSIEPGTYRPGRWGVRIENLVLNREAGKTEFGEFLKFETLTLCPIDTRCLEPSLLTVDEREWFNAYHAEVRERLSPLLSGAALEWLQVRTAAI from the coding sequence ATGAGCACTCAGCCTTTGACCCATGGAACCGTTCCCCAGCGCCTGGCGCTTACCCGCGAACTGATGAGCCGCGAGGGCATCAACGCCCTGTTGGTGCCGTCGGCCGACCCGCATTTGTCCGAGTACTTGCCGGGTTACTGGCAGGGGCGGCAATGGTTGTCCGGCTTTTATGGCTCGGTAGGGACGTTGATTGTCACCGCAGATTTCGCCGGTGTTTGGGCCGACAGCCGTTACTGGGAACAGGCGACCAAGGAACTCAAGGGCAGTGGTATCGAGCTGGTGAAGTTGCAACCGGGCCAGCCCGGCCCCCTGGAATGGCTGGCCGAACACACCCCGGAAGGCGGTGTGGTGGCGGTGGATGGTGCGGTGATGGCCGTGGCCTCGGCGCGTACCCTGGGCGGCAAGCTGGCGGAGCGCGGCGCGCGCTTGCGTACCGATATCGACGTGCTGAATGAAGCCTGGCACGACCGCCCCGCGTTGCCGGCCCAGCCGATCTATCAACATCTGCCCCCGCAGGCCACCGTCAGCCGTGGCGAAAAACTCAGCGCCCTGCGCGCCAGCCTGAAAGAGAAGGGCGCCGACTGGCATTTCATCGCCACCCTGGATGACATCGCCTGGTTGTTCAACCTGCGTGGCGGTGATGTGTCGTTCAACCCGGTGTTCGTGTCCTTTGCCCTGATCAATCAGCAGCAGGCCACTTTGTTTGTCGCGCTGAGCAAGGTCGATGCCGAACTGCGCGCGATACTGGAGCAGGATGGCGTGACCTTGCGCGACTACAGCGAAGTGGCGGATGCGCTGCGTGCCGTGCCGTCGGGTGCCAGCTTGCAAGTTGATCCGGCGCGTGTAACCACCGGGTTGCTGGAGAACCTCGACGCGGGCGTCAAACTGGTCGAGGGGCTGAACCCGACTACGCTGGCCAAATCCCGCAAGAGCCTGGCTGACGCGGAGCATATCCGCCGGGCCATGGAGCAGGATGGTGCGGCGTTGTGCGAATTCTTCGCTTGGTTGGACAGTGCGTTGGGCCGCGAGCGCATCACCGAGCTGACCATCGATGAACACCTGACGGCAGCACGCACCCGTCGCCCTGATTATGTATCGCTGAGTTTCAACACCATTGCTGCATTCAATGCCAACGGTGCGATGCCGCATTACCACGCCACTGAAGAAGAGCATGCGCTGATCGAAGGCGATGGTTTGCTGTTGATTGACTCGGGCGGCCAGTACCTGGGCGGCACCACGGATATCACGCGGATGGTGCCGATCGGCACGCCGAGTGAGGAGCAGAAACGCGACTGCACGCGGGTCCTCAAGGGCGTGATTGCGCTGTCTCGTGCACACTTCCCCAAGGGCATTCTGTCGCCGTTGCTGGATTCGATTGCGCGTGCGCCGATCTGGGCTGAAGGTGTGGACTACGGCCATGGTACGGGTCACGGCGTAGGCTATTTCTTGAATGTGCATGAAGGCCCGCAGGTGATCGCCTACCAGGCCGCCACTGCGCCGCAGACGGCGATGCAGCCGGGGATGATTACTTCGATTGAGCCGGGCACTTATCGCCCAGGTCGTTGGGGTGTACGCATTGAGAACCTGGTATTGAACCGTGAAGCCGGCAAGACCGAGTTTGGTGAGTTCCTCAAGTTTGAAACGCTGACCTTGTGCCCAATCGACACGCGTTGCCTGGAGCCATCGTTGCTGACGGTGGACGAACGCGAGTGGTTCAACGCCTACCACGCCGAAGTGCGTGAGCGTTTGAGCCCATTGCTCAGCGGTGCTGCGTTGGAGTGGCTGCAGGTGCGTACCGCGGCTATTTGA
- a CDS encoding LysR family transcriptional regulator — MNTSGLNELEAVLAVARHRSFRAAATELNVSTSALSHSIATLEARMGVRLFHRTTRSVSLTEIGTEFVSTITPALSTIRVALEQAGNSQAAPSGTLRLNTSAGAAKQVMPLLLEYMRRYPLMNVDIVTEGRLVDIVAQGFDAGIRLGDSVPQDMIAIDISPPQRFAVLGSPAYFARHPAPLNPLDLSAHECIRSRMPSGSIYRWEFERHGETIAVDVRGALTLDNPTLMLQAARAGMGLTYLTEWNASVDLAKGTLVRALEEWTPPFDALRLYYSGRRHIPAGLRALIELIKQQGF, encoded by the coding sequence ATGAACACATCCGGACTGAATGAACTGGAAGCGGTGCTGGCCGTTGCGCGACATCGCAGTTTCAGGGCAGCGGCGACCGAGCTGAATGTATCGACATCAGCGCTCAGCCACTCAATCGCCACACTTGAAGCGCGGATGGGCGTTCGACTGTTTCATCGTACGACGCGAAGTGTGTCGCTGACAGAAATAGGGACAGAGTTTGTCAGCACGATCACACCCGCCCTTTCGACTATCCGTGTGGCGCTTGAACAAGCGGGCAATAGTCAGGCGGCGCCGAGTGGCACATTACGGCTTAATACTTCAGCAGGTGCCGCCAAGCAGGTAATGCCGCTGCTGCTGGAGTACATGCGGCGTTATCCGCTGATGAACGTGGATATCGTCACTGAAGGTCGGCTGGTGGATATTGTGGCTCAAGGGTTTGACGCGGGCATTCGTCTTGGCGATAGCGTTCCACAAGACATGATCGCGATTGATATCAGCCCGCCTCAGAGGTTTGCCGTATTGGGTAGCCCAGCCTACTTTGCCAGGCACCCTGCCCCTTTGAACCCTTTGGATCTAAGCGCTCATGAATGTATCCGGAGCCGGATGCCAAGTGGCTCAATCTATCGCTGGGAGTTTGAGCGCCACGGCGAAACCATTGCAGTTGACGTACGAGGCGCGCTGACACTTGATAATCCAACGTTGATGCTTCAGGCAGCCAGAGCTGGAATGGGATTGACGTATCTAACGGAATGGAATGCCTCTGTAGACCTGGCGAAGGGGACGTTGGTGCGGGCGCTCGAAGAATGGACACCCCCTTTCGACGCTTTACGCCTCTACTACTCGGGAAGACGCCATATACCGGCCGGTCTGAGAGCACTAATTGAGCTGATCAAGCAGCAAGGATTTTAG
- a CDS encoding cysteine desulfurase family protein, which produces MNKRPLYFDYAATTPVDERVIQVMVECLGFNANFGNPASSSHAFGQAARQTVEQSRRQVAELVGAQPEQIVWTSGATESNNLAIKGVAQARGVAGGHVITSQIEHKATLDTARQLQEAGVAVTYLVPDAEGLISAEAVSEALREDTFLVSLMLVNNELGTLNDIPAIGARVREHGALLHVDAAQGAGKVAIDLAEWPVDLMSFSAHKLYGPKGIGALYVGPRAQQKVLAQIHGGGHEGGLRSGTLATHQIAGMGTAFALAAASFSAEKATIVALRQRLLDQLESVAGVRLNGSPTQRIPHTLSLTFSEGEFNSSALSAGIAFSATSACNSASNAPSHVLLALGHDARSAGRTIRLSLGRFTTEQDIDQAVQLIKAALASAPAFWAV; this is translated from the coding sequence ATGAATAAACGTCCGTTGTATTTCGACTACGCCGCCACCACGCCGGTGGATGAGCGGGTCATCCAGGTGATGGTCGAGTGCCTGGGCTTCAATGCCAACTTTGGTAACCCTGCGTCCAGTTCCCATGCGTTCGGCCAAGCGGCCCGGCAAACGGTTGAACAGTCGCGCCGCCAGGTGGCCGAGTTGGTCGGTGCCCAGCCCGAGCAGATCGTCTGGACGTCCGGCGCCACTGAATCCAACAACCTCGCGATCAAGGGCGTGGCCCAGGCGCGTGGTGTGGCAGGTGGGCATGTCATCACCAGCCAGATCGAACACAAAGCCACGCTGGACACTGCGCGGCAACTGCAGGAAGCCGGGGTGGCCGTGACCTACCTGGTGCCGGATGCCGAAGGGCTGATCAGCGCCGAAGCGGTGAGCGAAGCGCTGCGCGAAGACACCTTTCTGGTGTCCTTGATGCTCGTGAACAATGAGTTGGGCACTCTGAACGATATCCCCGCCATTGGCGCGCGGGTGCGTGAGCATGGTGCGTTGCTGCATGTGGATGCGGCGCAAGGTGCGGGCAAGGTAGCGATCGACCTGGCTGAGTGGCCGGTGGATTTGATGTCGTTTTCCGCGCACAAGCTTTACGGCCCCAAGGGCATCGGTGCGTTGTACGTGGGCCCTCGTGCCCAGCAGAAAGTGTTGGCGCAGATTCACGGCGGTGGCCACGAGGGCGGGTTGCGCTCCGGCACGCTGGCGACACACCAGATTGCGGGTATGGGCACCGCGTTCGCTTTGGCGGCAGCGTCGTTCTCAGCAGAAAAGGCCACTATCGTCGCCTTGCGTCAGCGCCTGTTGGATCAGTTGGAGTCGGTAGCGGGTGTGCGCCTCAATGGCAGCCCTACGCAGCGCATTCCACATACGCTCAGCCTCACGTTCAGTGAAGGTGAATTCAATTCCTCCGCATTGAGCGCAGGCATCGCCTTTTCGGCAACCTCGGCGTGCAACTCGGCGAGCAATGCGCCGTCCCACGTGCTTCTTGCCCTTGGCCATGACGCACGTAGCGCCGGCCGCACCATTCGCTTGAGCCTGGGTCGGTTCACCACCGAGCAGGACATCGACCAGGCCGTGCAATTGATCAAGGCCGCACTCGCCAGTGCACCGGCGTTCTGGGCCGTCTGA
- a CDS encoding 2-hydroxychromene-2-carboxylate isomerase codes for MSKTLEFFFDLGSPATYLAYTQLPALCAETGTQLVYQPMLLGGVFKATGNASPITVPAKGRYMFNDLARYAKRYNVPLKFNPHFPINTLVLMRAVTGIQLRQPERFQAFIDCLFRALWVEGCNLGDPAGVAAVLTEAGFDPEEVLALANDESVKTALKDKTEEAIQRGVFGAPSMFVGNDMFFGQDRLEFVREALS; via the coding sequence ATGAGTAAAACCCTGGAATTCTTCTTTGACCTCGGCAGCCCGGCCACTTACCTGGCCTACACCCAACTGCCGGCTTTATGCGCCGAAACAGGTACGCAACTGGTCTATCAGCCGATGCTGTTGGGTGGCGTGTTCAAGGCCACTGGCAACGCCTCGCCAATCACCGTGCCAGCCAAAGGTCGTTACATGTTCAATGACCTGGCGCGATACGCCAAACGCTACAACGTGCCGCTCAAGTTCAACCCGCACTTCCCCATCAACACCTTGGTGCTGATGCGAGCCGTTACCGGTATACAACTACGTCAGCCAGAACGCTTCCAGGCCTTCATCGACTGCCTTTTCCGCGCCCTTTGGGTCGAAGGTTGCAACCTGGGCGATCCGGCTGGCGTGGCTGCGGTTCTGACCGAAGCAGGTTTCGACCCTGAGGAAGTGCTGGCCCTGGCCAACGATGAAAGCGTAAAAACAGCCCTCAAGGACAAAACCGAAGAAGCCATTCAGCGCGGCGTTTTCGGGGCGCCCAGCATGTTTGTAGGCAATGACATGTTCTTCGGTCAGGACCGTCTGGAATTTGTACGCGAGGCCCTAAGCTAG
- the rhtA gene encoding threonine/homoserine exporter RhtA: MNTPPRSLASALFPVGLLLIAMASIQSGASLAKSMFPIVGAQGTTTLRLIFASVIMLLLLRPWRAKLTAKSLRTVVVYGMALGGMNFLFYMSLRTVPLGIAVALEFTGPLAVAIYASRRAVDFLWIGLAIAGLLLLIPTGEASSGIDLIGVAYALGAGVCWALYILFGQKAGNDNGVQTAALGVMIAALFVAPIGIVHAGSALLTPALIPVALGVAILSTALPYTLEMIALTRLPARTFGALMSIEPAFGALSGLFFLQEYLSLTQWMAITCIILASVGATLTMRNESKPLVPAD, translated from the coding sequence ATGAACACCCCACCGCGCAGCCTGGCCTCGGCATTGTTTCCAGTCGGCCTGCTGTTGATCGCCATGGCTTCCATCCAATCCGGTGCCTCGCTGGCCAAAAGCATGTTCCCCATCGTCGGCGCGCAGGGCACCACCACCCTGCGTCTGATTTTTGCCAGTGTCATCATGCTGCTTCTATTACGTCCATGGCGCGCCAAGCTGACGGCAAAGTCCCTGCGCACTGTCGTCGTCTATGGAATGGCGTTGGGCGGCATGAACTTCCTCTTCTATATGTCCTTGCGCACAGTCCCCCTGGGCATCGCGGTAGCGCTGGAATTCACAGGCCCACTCGCCGTCGCCATCTACGCCTCTCGCAGAGCTGTGGATTTTCTATGGATTGGCCTCGCGATTGCGGGCCTTCTGTTGCTGATCCCAACGGGGGAAGCCAGCAGCGGTATTGATTTGATCGGCGTCGCCTACGCACTGGGCGCAGGTGTCTGCTGGGCACTCTATATTCTGTTTGGTCAGAAGGCCGGCAACGACAACGGTGTGCAAACGGCAGCACTCGGGGTAATGATCGCCGCCTTGTTCGTTGCGCCGATCGGCATCGTGCATGCCGGTAGCGCATTACTGACGCCTGCGCTGATTCCCGTCGCCCTCGGTGTTGCCATTTTATCCACTGCCCTGCCCTATACCCTGGAAATGATCGCTCTCACCCGCCTTCCTGCCCGTACCTTTGGCGCCTTGATGAGCATCGAGCCCGCATTCGGCGCGCTCTCCGGCCTGTTTTTCCTACAAGAATACTTGTCCCTCACGCAATGGATGGCGATCACTTGCATCATTCTGGCCTCCGTCGGCGCCACGCTGACCATGCGCAATGAATCCAAACCGCTGGTACCCGCGGATTGA
- the msuE gene encoding FMN reductase, with product MTRPLNVVALSGGTWRPSRTLVLTQAVLAELASLLPIQTTLIELGDIARPLGGAMSRDELPAEVESQLLAIEQADLLIVAAPVYRGSYPGLLKHLFDLVGLNALINTPVLLAATGGSERHALVLEHQLRPLFSFFQALTLPIGVYATEADFTDYQITSEPLKGRIRLAAERAAPLFAAHSPSLLKIA from the coding sequence ATGACCCGTCCCCTGAATGTCGTTGCCCTCTCCGGCGGAACCTGGCGCCCCTCCCGCACATTGGTGCTGACCCAAGCCGTGCTGGCCGAACTGGCGAGCCTGCTGCCGATCCAGACCACACTGATCGAACTGGGCGACATCGCCCGGCCATTGGGCGGTGCCATGTCGCGTGATGAACTGCCGGCCGAGGTCGAATCCCAACTGTTGGCCATCGAACAAGCCGACCTGCTGATCGTCGCCGCACCGGTCTATCGCGGCTCCTACCCTGGCCTGCTCAAACACCTGTTCGATCTGGTCGGCCTGAACGCGTTGATCAACACACCGGTGTTGCTCGCGGCCACCGGCGGTAGCGAACGCCACGCACTGGTCCTCGAGCACCAACTGCGCCCGCTGTTCAGCTTCTTCCAAGCGCTGACCTTGCCGATCGGCGTGTATGCCACTGAAGCTGATTTCACCGACTACCAAATAACCAGCGAGCCCTTGAAGGGCCGCATCCGCCTTGCCGCAGAACGCGCAGCGCCACTGTTTGCCGCGCACTCTCCTTCTCTGCTGAAAATCGCTTAA
- a CDS encoding aldehyde dehydrogenase family protein, giving the protein MHQVDQIYINGQFVTPHGEELFDLFNPATAQCIGQVRLADEQDANNAVSAAKQAFPEFSRTTKSARVDYLKCMHAAVAAIETELTGAIIEEYGAPVSRARWMAKHAASVLLDAAAVLADYDFTRRIGIADVTMQPLGVAGLITPWNSNAGFICGKLAAALAAGCTTVIKPSEMSAIQTSIVTRALHEAGLPPGVFNIVTGRGETVGTVLSAHPDIAKVSFTGSTSVGKQILMAGAQTLKRITLELGGKSPVLILDDADLKKAIPMALQAGFMNSGQACIAGTRMLVPAHRVAEVEALIVEEMVAIRAGDPNDSDTSIGPMVSLKQWQRVQRYIQIGIEEGAHLLAGGLGLPDDLGAGWFVRPTVFSRVTNQMTIAREEIFGPVLSIITYSDEEDALAIANDTPYGLQAYILSSDLPRAHALAARIDAGRVLINTLAHEPRAPFGGFKQSGIGREYGTFGLEAFLEPKSVLS; this is encoded by the coding sequence ATGCATCAGGTCGACCAGATCTACATCAATGGCCAATTTGTTACGCCCCACGGCGAAGAACTTTTTGACCTGTTCAACCCAGCGACCGCCCAGTGTATTGGTCAGGTTCGCCTGGCTGATGAGCAAGATGCAAACAACGCGGTCAGCGCCGCAAAACAGGCATTTCCCGAGTTTTCACGCACGACAAAATCCGCGCGTGTCGATTATCTGAAGTGTATGCATGCCGCGGTCGCAGCCATAGAGACGGAACTTACAGGCGCCATCATCGAGGAGTACGGCGCCCCGGTATCCCGTGCACGGTGGATGGCCAAGCATGCAGCAAGTGTGCTTCTGGACGCGGCGGCCGTGCTTGCTGACTACGACTTCACGCGACGCATCGGCATCGCTGATGTGACGATGCAGCCACTGGGTGTTGCCGGGCTCATCACCCCTTGGAACAGTAACGCCGGCTTCATCTGCGGCAAGCTGGCCGCAGCATTGGCGGCCGGTTGTACAACAGTGATCAAGCCGAGTGAAATGAGCGCCATCCAGACATCTATTGTCACGCGCGCTCTGCACGAGGCAGGCTTGCCACCCGGTGTATTCAATATTGTCACCGGGCGTGGTGAAACCGTAGGCACCGTGCTGAGTGCGCACCCCGACATTGCCAAAGTCTCATTCACTGGCTCTACCTCTGTAGGCAAACAGATCCTGATGGCTGGGGCGCAAACGCTGAAGCGCATCACACTGGAGTTGGGTGGTAAGTCGCCGGTATTGATACTCGATGATGCCGATCTGAAAAAGGCCATACCCATGGCACTTCAAGCCGGATTCATGAACAGTGGCCAGGCGTGTATTGCCGGTACCCGCATGCTTGTGCCTGCCCACCGCGTGGCTGAAGTAGAAGCGCTGATCGTCGAGGAAATGGTCGCTATCCGAGCGGGCGACCCCAATGACAGCGACACGAGTATCGGCCCGATGGTCAGTCTCAAGCAGTGGCAGCGGGTTCAGCGATATATTCAGATCGGCATCGAAGAGGGCGCGCATTTACTGGCGGGCGGTCTTGGTTTGCCTGATGACCTCGGTGCCGGCTGGTTTGTCAGGCCCACCGTATTCAGTCGTGTCACAAACCAGATGACCATTGCCCGTGAGGAGATTTTCGGTCCTGTCCTATCGATCATCACTTACAGCGACGAGGAGGACGCGCTGGCGATTGCAAATGACACGCCCTACGGTCTCCAGGCTTACATTCTGTCATCCGATCTGCCGAGGGCTCACGCGTTGGCTGCTCGCATCGATGCCGGTCGCGTGTTAATCAACACCCTGGCCCACGAGCCCCGTGCGCCCTTTGGTGGCTTTAAACAATCAGGCATCGGCCGTGAGTATGGCACTTTCGGTTTGGAGGCCTTTCTGGAGCCAAAATCTGTACTCTCCTGA